A DNA window from Thiothrix subterranea contains the following coding sequences:
- a CDS encoding LysR family transcriptional regulator, with product MKDHDYLALDGYSMHVFLTVLEQGSLASAADKLGITKTVIGNCLTKLRSVFHDPLFVRTGGQEIVATARAESLGERMRLVLADMQQLTAEQVFKPKQTALHFTVGTNDFQRDLILPELYRQVASETKEFSLRTLISEYPSLELLRTGKADLLLSPVAPEGTDILYKRLFIDQPRCFFDGNARQAPRTLADFRNARYVGLNLVDGQRVVPLAAPIARELEQQVAIRVPNFSDMASFMRGSDLLAIAPGMLRMGALSGFSSSIPPFNLPSVFMFMLWHKRHQGDPAHQWVRNQLEAAVSGVMERVKLAKA from the coding sequence ATGAAAGATCACGACTACCTCGCCTTAGATGGCTATTCGATGCATGTCTTCCTGACCGTATTGGAACAGGGGTCGCTTGCCAGTGCTGCCGATAAGTTGGGGATTACCAAAACGGTTATTGGTAATTGCCTCACCAAATTGCGCTCGGTATTTCATGACCCCTTATTTGTGCGTACCGGCGGGCAAGAAATTGTCGCTACGGCGCGGGCTGAAAGCCTCGGCGAACGAATGCGCTTGGTGTTGGCGGACATGCAGCAATTGACTGCCGAACAGGTGTTCAAACCCAAACAGACGGCGCTGCATTTCACCGTCGGCACGAACGATTTTCAGCGTGATCTGATCCTGCCAGAGCTGTACCGGCAAGTCGCCAGCGAAACCAAGGAATTTTCGTTGCGCACCCTGATTTCGGAATACCCGTCGCTGGAATTATTGCGCACTGGCAAAGCGGATTTGCTGCTCTCCCCCGTTGCGCCGGAGGGGACAGACATTCTTTATAAACGCCTCTTCATTGATCAACCGCGTTGTTTCTTTGATGGTAATGCGCGTCAAGCCCCGCGCACCTTGGCAGATTTCCGCAATGCGCGTTACGTTGGCTTGAATTTGGTGGATGGGCAACGTGTAGTGCCATTGGCGGCACCGATTGCGCGGGAATTGGAACAGCAAGTGGCGATTCGTGTCCCCAACTTTTCCGACATGGCAAGCTTTATGCGTGGCAGTGACTTGTTAGCGATTGCGCCGGGAATGTTGCGAATGGGGGCATTGTCGGGATTTTCGTCCAGCATTCCGCCGTTTAATTTGCCGTCGGTATTTATGTTTATGCTGTGGCACAAGCGTCATCAAGGCGACCCCGCGCACCAGTGGGTACGCAATCAATTGGAAGCAGCCGTCAGCGGGGTGATGGAGCGGGTCAAGTTGGCAAAAGCTTGA
- a CDS encoding SDR family oxidoreductase, whose amino-acid sequence MPTIMITGANRGIGLELVRQCAADGWNVLACCRSPENAHDLNKLAAASVGKVTVYLLDVTNAAQRTALAAQLKGQPIDILFNSAGVSGSWSTQGFGQCQADEWLDVLNINVITPMLMMQDFAANVALSERKIIANMSSKMGSITDNTSGGSYVYRSSKAALNMVNKSAAHDLARKGISVVLLHPGWVRTDMGGPNGELSVEESVTALKRNLATVTLADSGRLIDIDGSTIAW is encoded by the coding sequence ATGCCTACAATTATGATTACAGGTGCCAATCGCGGCATTGGTTTGGAACTGGTTCGTCAATGCGCAGCGGATGGCTGGAATGTTTTGGCTTGCTGCCGTTCCCCCGAAAATGCGCACGACTTGAATAAATTGGCTGCTGCATCTGTGGGTAAAGTCACGGTGTATTTGCTGGATGTCACCAACGCCGCCCAGCGCACGGCACTGGCGGCGCAACTCAAAGGTCAGCCCATCGACATTCTGTTCAACAGTGCGGGCGTATCGGGCAGTTGGAGCACCCAAGGTTTCGGGCAATGCCAAGCCGATGAATGGTTGGATGTGCTGAATATCAACGTCATTACCCCGATGCTGATGATGCAAGATTTCGCCGCCAACGTTGCCTTAAGCGAGCGCAAAATCATTGCCAATATGAGCAGCAAAATGGGCAGTATTACCGACAATACCTCTGGCGGCAGTTACGTCTACCGCTCCAGTAAAGCCGCGTTGAATATGGTCAACAAAAGTGCGGCGCACGATTTGGCACGTAAAGGCATTAGCGTGGTATTGCTGCATCCGGGTTGGGTACGCACCGACATGGGCGGCCCCAACGGTGAGCTGTCGGTGGAAGAATCTGTTACCGCGTTGAAACGCAATTTGGCAACCGTGACGTTGGCAGATTCCGGGCGTTTGATTGACATTGATGGCAGTACCATCGCGTGGTAG
- a CDS encoding YncE family protein encodes MLASKIIPMLLMSSVLVACGGGTGASLSTTTTTTTTTPTGSNSNTTTNNNTGTSTATTGDSSTATGNTTTSGARLLTRNVVDAAYSDALERLITVSSLPDNALTLINPATGEQQAVVLTLTPTSVAISPDGKTAVVGHNNAVTQVNLQTASVTNSHNNLNMSVFDLALDAQGIAYATPKTNEIAGALKSINLNTGLVTASLSVVQAGSFYLQLAPNLKALYLLDKGAQPVDLAKADASITPPAWLYDSPYNGDHDIGGATGKGLWLSEDEAYLLTAGETLFRTANTQDQDMLYQRSLSDNDNDPTTTLLHADHSQEAGKFVVILDKGIAGVNTDYRLKTYTAPQLVVSDEQKLSTMNLNNSSNPVIPQFVFFNSDGSKRYALLKQGTETYLLTF; translated from the coding sequence ATGCTTGCAAGCAAGATCATTCCAATGCTACTGATGTCTAGCGTACTGGTCGCGTGTGGTGGCGGAACCGGCGCGTCGCTTTCCACAACAACCACAACGACGACCACCACCCCAACGGGTAGCAACAGCAATACCACGACGAATAACAATACCGGCACTTCCACCGCAACAACCGGGGATTCATCCACGGCAACGGGCAATACCACGACCAGTGGCGCACGTTTGCTAACCCGCAATGTAGTAGATGCGGCTTACAGCGATGCGTTGGAACGCTTAATCACGGTCAGCTCTTTGCCTGATAATGCGCTCACGCTTATTAACCCCGCAACCGGCGAACAACAAGCGGTAGTCTTGACACTTACCCCGACCAGCGTAGCCATCAGCCCGGATGGAAAAACCGCCGTGGTGGGACACAATAACGCGGTAACGCAGGTAAATTTGCAAACCGCCAGCGTGACGAATTCGCACAATAATCTCAATATGAGCGTTTTCGATCTCGCGCTGGATGCCCAAGGCATTGCTTATGCTACCCCCAAAACCAATGAAATAGCGGGCGCACTAAAATCCATCAATTTAAACACAGGGCTAGTCACCGCCAGTCTCTCGGTGGTGCAAGCGGGCAGTTTTTATCTGCAACTTGCACCTAATCTGAAAGCGCTTTACCTGCTTGATAAAGGCGCACAGCCGGTGGATTTGGCGAAAGCCGATGCCAGCATTACCCCTCCGGCTTGGCTATACGATTCCCCGTATAACGGCGATCACGACATCGGCGGTGCTACGGGCAAAGGGCTGTGGCTTAGTGAAGATGAGGCTTACCTTTTGACGGCGGGCGAAACCTTATTCCGCACCGCTAATACCCAAGACCAAGACATGCTGTATCAGCGCAGCCTGTCCGACAACGATAATGATCCGACGACCACGCTATTGCACGCGGATCATTCACAGGAAGCGGGAAAGTTCGTGGTGATATTGGATAAGGGGATAGCCGGTGTTAACACCGATTACCGTCTGAAAACCTACACCGCACCCCAATTGGTCGTTAGCGACGAGCAAAAGCTCAGCACGATGAATTTAAATAACAGCAGCAATCCCGTGATTCCACAATTTGTATTTTTCAATAGCGATGGCAGCAAACGCTATGCGCTGCTGAAACAAGGCACGGAAACTTACTTACTCACATTCTAA
- a CDS encoding PKD domain-containing protein: MKTTHILPALVAGTLLSACGGTTTSTTTTGGTSTPIITDTGANTTPNTESNKLADASSVYTGSRALALLDTVNSMAFVNLVLGTENINDNITAPPGTAARSATASTAQANLLQSQRLLSALAAQQITAQGYQARGVNSSDTCPGGGTATVTGDVDDTTFTGTLQVLYNQCKSENVVTNGSAMLVIHAFNIAYRTPTSYTVSMKGLSVRVDDAPYTITGTLRTDLNLATGQSTLLMNQYQLNLGKGNQKQQLAEAVKMNVDSSGYTDITGKFCEGVQGCVTASTLKPLMFAADGVPLSGELALTGAASSNVQVIAQGYDTATPPQRKLQVNLDSNGDGVYESPSIRNESVLKNFPVNTNAAPTAVATLPIATTLGATLMLDGSKTTDPEGDFLTYHWTLEAAPTDSSAMLVAADSITASFTPDKQGTYTVSLKATDVLGNTHVTSSNLTVMAAANPLNGNTLDAAYSDALDQLITVSSQPRNALNIIHPNSGRQQTVALPFVPTSLAISPDGETAVVGHNGAITHVDLAHAEILDVHEDLGINVFDIALGNNGKAYATPPASLRWSYLYAIDLASGSVQEDGGTQRLFGGAHLQAVPSLKAVYTLDTAFAKNDLNRYDTSAAQPMWLHDSPYYGQHDVGGANSNLWSTDDGMYLLTAGGSLFQTAAQVEADMHYQRSVADDDGKPATYLLHADHSQKAAKFVAIETAADSYRLKTYTTPLLNLDNSLALQGLSIDGSSAMVKPSFVFFNAEGTERYSVLEQAGKSYVMAF, encoded by the coding sequence ATGAAAACCACACATATCTTGCCTGCACTGGTGGCAGGCACACTTTTAAGCGCGTGCGGCGGCACGACCACGTCCACCACCACCACGGGTGGCACAAGCACGCCGATTATTACCGATACCGGCGCGAACACCACCCCGAACACCGAAAGCAACAAACTGGCAGATGCCAGCAGCGTTTACACCGGCAGCCGGGCGTTGGCATTGCTGGATACCGTCAACAGCATGGCCTTTGTCAATCTGGTGTTAGGCACCGAAAACATCAATGACAATATCACCGCCCCGCCCGGAACTGCCGCGCGTTCCGCCACCGCCAGCACGGCGCAAGCCAATTTATTGCAATCTCAACGCCTGTTGTCGGCACTGGCAGCACAACAAATTACCGCGCAAGGCTATCAAGCTCGCGGTGTCAACAGCAGTGATACCTGCCCCGGTGGTGGTACTGCCACAGTAACAGGGGATGTGGATGACACCACCTTCACCGGCACACTACAAGTGCTCTATAACCAATGCAAAAGTGAAAATGTCGTCACCAACGGCAGCGCAATGCTGGTCATCCACGCCTTCAATATCGCCTACCGCACTCCGACATCCTACACCGTCAGCATGAAAGGCTTAAGCGTTCGCGTCGATGATGCACCTTATACAATAACAGGTACGTTGCGCACTGACCTAAACCTTGCGACGGGGCAAAGCACATTGCTGATGAATCAATACCAACTCAATCTCGGCAAAGGCAATCAAAAACAACAACTGGCCGAAGCGGTGAAAATGAACGTGGACAGCAGCGGCTACACCGACATCACCGGCAAATTCTGTGAAGGCGTACAAGGCTGCGTCACCGCCAGCACGCTTAAACCGTTGATGTTTGCCGCCGATGGCGTGCCACTCTCAGGCGAACTGGCACTAACCGGTGCAGCCAGCAGCAACGTGCAGGTCATTGCGCAAGGTTACGACACCGCCACCCCACCACAACGCAAATTGCAGGTCAATCTGGACAGCAATGGCGACGGCGTGTACGAATCTCCCTCCATCCGCAACGAATCCGTGCTGAAAAACTTCCCCGTCAACACCAATGCTGCCCCCACCGCCGTCGCAACCCTGCCAATTGCCACCACCCTGGGGGCAACGCTCATGTTAGATGGCAGCAAAACCACTGACCCCGAAGGCGATTTCCTCACCTACCACTGGACGCTGGAAGCTGCGCCAACCGACAGCAGCGCCATGCTGGTAGCTGCCGACAGCATTACCGCCAGTTTTACACCCGACAAACAAGGCACGTATACCGTTAGCCTGAAAGCGACCGACGTACTTGGCAATACCCACGTAACCAGCAGCAACCTGACAGTGATGGCAGCGGCTAACCCCTTGAATGGCAATACACTCGATGCCGCTTACAGCGATGCGTTGGATCAACTGATTACGGTCAGCAGCCAACCCCGCAATGCATTGAACATCATTCACCCCAACAGCGGCAGGCAGCAAACGGTAGCGTTGCCATTCGTACCCACCAGTCTTGCCATTAGCCCAGACGGTGAAACCGCCGTGGTTGGGCATAACGGTGCGATTACCCACGTCGATTTAGCCCACGCTGAAATCTTGGATGTCCACGAAGATTTGGGCATTAACGTGTTTGATATTGCGCTAGGCAATAATGGCAAAGCCTACGCCACTCCGCCAGCCAGCCTGAGATGGAGCTATTTGTACGCGATTGATCTTGCCAGCGGCAGCGTGCAAGAAGACGGCGGCACACAACGCTTGTTCGGTGGCGCACACCTGCAAGCCGTGCCGAGCTTGAAAGCGGTTTACACCTTGGATACCGCTTTCGCGAAAAATGATCTGAACCGCTACGACACCAGCGCGGCACAACCGATGTGGTTACATGATTCGCCATACTACGGGCAACACGATGTGGGTGGAGCCAATAGCAACCTGTGGAGCACGGATGATGGCATGTATTTGCTGACCGCTGGCGGCAGCCTGTTCCAAACAGCGGCGCAGGTCGAAGCGGATATGCATTACCAACGCAGCGTCGCGGATGACGATGGCAAACCTGCCACGTATTTATTGCACGCCGACCATTCGCAAAAAGCCGCGAAATTTGTCGCGATTGAAACGGCGGCTGACAGCTACCGCTTAAAGACGTACACCACGCCATTGCTGAATCTCGACAATAGCTTAGCGCTGCAAGGCTTGAGCATTGATGGCAGCAGCGCGATGGTCAAACCGAGCTTTGTGTTTTTCAATGCCGAAGGCACGGAACGTTACAGCGTGCTGGAACAGGCTGGCAAAAGTTACGTGATGGCATTCTAA
- a CDS encoding DUF6489 family protein codes for MNITVNVEMTPEELRRVMGLPDVQAFNQEVMAQMLKKMQEGAEGFDPLTFFKPGVAGNADVFKQWMELFGKFGGMKS; via the coding sequence ATGAATATTACCGTCAACGTCGAGATGACGCCCGAAGAATTGCGCCGCGTGATGGGCCTGCCCGATGTGCAAGCCTTCAATCAGGAAGTCATGGCACAAATGCTGAAGAAAATGCAGGAAGGCGCGGAAGGTTTCGACCCACTAACGTTTTTCAAACCGGGTGTCGCGGGCAATGCGGATGTGTTTAAGCAGTGGATGGAACTGTTTGGCAAATTTGGTGGCATGAAAAGCTAA
- the bioF gene encoding 8-amino-7-oxononanoate synthase: protein MPADSKFTKLRSELDLRRSRHLYRSTRVADSPQQPQRHIDGKPLLTFCSNDYLGLANHPAVIRAFQQAANTYGVGSGAAHLVNGHSRPHQQLEEALAAFTGRERALLFSTGYMANLGVVNALLTGRNDLVYADRLNHASLVDAALLSGAKLIRYPHNDTTSLGKRLLAHEGDAPTQLILTDGVFSMDGDVAPLAKLALMAQQHEAWLMVDDAHGFGVLGNTGAGLVEAAGLNQDDVPILMGTLGKALGTAGAFIAGSHDLIEYLIQTARTWIYTTAQPPAVAAATLVSLQLVATESWRREHLRSLIQQFRTGAVQLGLPLMPSDTAIQPMLVGSSEQALSISRKLEARGILVTAIRPPTVPVETARLRVTLSAAHTVEDVERLLDALGKA from the coding sequence ATGCCTGCTGATTCCAAATTTACCAAACTCCGCTCAGAACTCGACCTTCGCCGTTCCCGGCACCTTTACCGCAGCACCCGCGTCGCGGACTCTCCGCAACAACCCCAACGCCATATTGATGGCAAACCGTTACTCACGTTTTGCAGCAATGATTACCTTGGGCTGGCAAATCACCCCGCCGTCATTCGTGCGTTTCAGCAAGCCGCCAATACTTACGGGGTCGGCAGCGGCGCGGCACATTTGGTCAATGGGCATTCGCGCCCGCATCAACAATTGGAAGAAGCGTTAGCCGCCTTCACGGGTCGGGAACGTGCCTTGCTATTTTCCACCGGCTATATGGCAAATCTGGGCGTAGTCAATGCTCTGCTAACCGGGCGTAATGACCTGGTGTATGCCGACCGTTTGAATCATGCCTCGCTGGTCGATGCAGCCTTATTATCGGGCGCAAAACTGATCCGTTACCCGCACAATGACACCACTAGCCTCGGCAAACGTTTGCTGGCACACGAGGGTGATGCTCCCACCCAACTGATTCTCACCGATGGCGTCTTCAGTATGGATGGCGATGTGGCTCCGCTTGCCAAACTCGCGCTGATGGCGCAGCAGCATGAGGCTTGGCTGATGGTGGATGATGCGCACGGGTTTGGCGTATTGGGCAATACTGGCGCAGGTTTGGTGGAAGCCGCTGGCTTGAATCAAGACGACGTGCCGATTCTCATGGGAACTTTGGGTAAAGCACTCGGCACAGCGGGTGCATTCATCGCCGGTAGCCATGATTTGATTGAATACCTGATTCAAACCGCTCGCACTTGGATTTATACCACCGCTCAGCCGCCCGCTGTTGCCGCTGCTACCTTAGTCAGCTTGCAATTGGTAGCAACCGAAAGTTGGCGGCGTGAACATTTACGCAGCCTGATTCAACAGTTTCGCACGGGCGCGGTGCAATTGGGCTTGCCGCTAATGCCGTCTGACACGGCGATTCAGCCGATGTTGGTGGGCAGCAGTGAACAGGCGCTGAGCATCAGTCGCAAGCTGGAAGCGCGGGGAATTCTGGTAACAGCGATTCGCCCGCCCACCGTCCCCGTCGAAACGGCACGCTTGCGGGTTACATTGTCGGCGGCACACACAGTGGAAGACGTGGAACGTTTGCTGGATGCATTGGGTAAAGCTTAG
- a CDS encoding sulfurtransferase TusA family protein: MSDFKQELDARGLNCPLPILRTKKAINGLAAGEILKVIATDPGSVKDMEAFCKQTGNEMVSTSESGGDYTFMIKKG; the protein is encoded by the coding sequence ATGTCTGATTTTAAACAAGAACTCGACGCGCGCGGCTTAAATTGCCCACTGCCTATTTTACGCACCAAGAAAGCCATTAACGGCTTGGCTGCTGGCGAAATCCTAAAGGTCATCGCGACTGACCCAGGCTCTGTCAAAGATATGGAAGCTTTTTGCAAGCAAACTGGCAATGAAATGGTCAGCACCAGCGAATCTGGCGGCGATTACACTTTCATGATCAAGAAAGGGTAA